A window from Flavobacterium sp. 83 encodes these proteins:
- a CDS encoding SDR family oxidoreductase → METTFKNKVAIVTGGSSGIGSATALAFAKKGAKVVIVDWKENEEMLHLIKDSGGEAIFIKCDVSKTADVKAMVKNTIAAFGRLDYAFNNAGIEGKSAPTQDCTEENWDQTISVNLKGIWLCMKYEIPEILKQRKGVIVNCASVAGLVGFAGLPAYVASKHGVIGLTKTAALECAQLGIRVNAVCPGVIQTPMIDRLTGKTKEAVEQFTGLEPIGRFGQPEEIANAVVWMCSDEASFVTGLAMAVDGGFVAQ, encoded by the coding sequence ATGGAAACAACATTCAAGAATAAAGTAGCCATTGTTACTGGCGGTTCATCAGGAATTGGAAGTGCAACTGCACTCGCTTTCGCAAAAAAAGGAGCAAAAGTTGTCATAGTCGATTGGAAAGAAAACGAGGAAATGCTTCACCTTATTAAAGATTCAGGAGGAGAAGCCATTTTTATCAAATGCGATGTTTCAAAAACTGCTGATGTAAAAGCGATGGTTAAAAATACGATTGCTGCATTTGGAAGGTTGGATTATGCTTTCAACAATGCTGGAATTGAAGGAAAGTCAGCTCCTACACAAGATTGCACCGAGGAAAATTGGGATCAAACCATTAGTGTAAACCTAAAAGGAATCTGGCTTTGCATGAAATATGAAATCCCCGAGATATTAAAACAAAGAAAAGGCGTAATTGTCAATTGTGCCTCCGTTGCAGGATTAGTAGGATTTGCCGGTTTACCAGCTTATGTCGCCTCTAAGCATGGTGTAATAGGATTAACCAAAACTGCTGCTTTAGAATGTGCACAACTGGGAATTCGGGTGAATGCTGTTTGTCCTGGAGTAATACAAACTCCCATGATTGATCGCCTTACCGGAAAAACAAAAGAAGCAGTAGAACAGTTCACAGGGCTGGAACCTATTGGTCGTTTTGGTCAACCCGAAGAAATAGCTAATGCGGTCGTTTGGATGTGTTCTGACGAAGCCTCTTTTGTAACCGGGCTCGCAATGGCTGTAGATGGCGGTTTTGTGGCCCAATAA
- a CDS encoding alpha-ketoacid dehydrogenase subunit beta: MENSVRKIKITYREALKQGLREALQNDDLVFLMGEDVGRYGGAFAVSKGLLEEFGKERIMDVPLSEAGFVGAGIGAAMAGMKPIIEVMTVNFSLLAMDQIVNNAATLQHMSGGQLHNPVVIRMGCGIGRQLGAQHSHSWEPFYAHIPGLIVLSIGTHEDARGMLQLALQSPDPVILFEYTSMLNLEKEIQTNVKAVAINKAKVLREGTAITIITYGTGVYKCLEAATELATVGIEAEVIDLRTLRPLDEKTFLDSVAKTHRVLVVEDAWRSVSISSEISARIMEKAFYDLDAPVQRLCGIEVPIPYSAHLEEAAIPQRNDIVNTVKKMIRHD, from the coding sequence ATGGAAAATAGTGTAAGGAAAATAAAAATAACCTATCGAGAAGCTCTGAAACAAGGCCTTCGAGAAGCATTGCAAAATGACGATCTCGTTTTTCTGATGGGAGAAGATGTAGGTCGTTATGGCGGTGCATTTGCAGTAAGCAAAGGACTTCTTGAGGAATTTGGAAAAGAACGTATTATGGATGTACCGCTTTCCGAAGCTGGATTTGTAGGAGCCGGAATTGGAGCCGCAATGGCTGGAATGAAACCTATTATTGAAGTCATGACCGTTAATTTCAGTTTACTTGCCATGGATCAAATTGTTAACAATGCAGCTACTTTACAACACATGTCTGGTGGACAATTACACAACCCTGTTGTCATACGAATGGGATGTGGAATCGGGCGGCAATTGGGCGCGCAACATTCCCATAGTTGGGAACCATTTTATGCGCACATACCGGGATTAATTGTTTTATCCATTGGTACGCACGAGGACGCGCGAGGTATGTTACAGTTGGCGCTTCAAAGTCCGGATCCGGTTATTTTATTTGAATACACATCTATGCTTAATCTAGAAAAAGAAATACAGACTAATGTTAAAGCAGTCGCTATCAATAAGGCAAAAGTACTTAGAGAAGGAACTGCAATCACCATCATTACGTATGGAACTGGTGTTTATAAATGTCTGGAAGCAGCAACAGAATTAGCAACTGTAGGAATTGAAGCTGAAGTGATTGATTTACGCACATTACGGCCATTAGATGAAAAAACATTCCTTGATTCAGTGGCCAAAACTCATCGGGTGCTTGTTGTAGAAGATGCATGGCGTTCCGTAAGTATTTCGTCTGAAATTAGTGCCCGAATTATGGAAAAAGCCTTTTATGACTTGGATGCCCCTGTACAACGATTGTGCGGCATAGAAGTTCCTATTCCTTATTCAGCACATCTTGAAGAAGCGGCAATTCCGCAAAGAAATGATATTGTTAATACAGTAAAAAAAATGATACGCCATGATTGA
- a CDS encoding 2-hydroxyacid dehydrogenase produces the protein MKVLVYSILGFDRPFLERAAHGNHEFVFTEQTLNENTVNLAKGFDAVSLFTSDDASETIVEKLYSYGVKYIALRSVGYDHVDLARAKSLGIKVANVPEYSPYAIAELAVALLMALNRKLVLGQTLMQIGDYRLDHLVGFDLHGKTIGIVGTGKIGAAFARIMHGFGCKILAFDKQENKELMSAIPISYVSIEDLCANSDVISVHYLLNGTTNHLFNKTTFLQMKKEVIFINTARGGIVNTEDLLDAIENKMIGAAGLDVYEKEKPIFFQDHTDTPIKDSLFLKLRSYPNVMITGHQGFLTTEALEGIAHTTVANLNAWAYKGISENEIS, from the coding sequence ATGAAAGTATTAGTTTATAGTATATTGGGCTTTGACAGACCTTTCTTGGAAAGAGCAGCGCACGGTAATCACGAATTTGTTTTTACAGAGCAAACTTTAAATGAAAATACCGTAAATCTTGCCAAAGGCTTTGATGCCGTTTCCCTTTTCACCTCGGATGATGCCTCAGAAACTATAGTAGAAAAACTATATTCCTATGGTGTCAAATACATTGCGCTCCGCTCTGTAGGTTATGACCATGTCGATTTAGCAAGAGCAAAATCACTGGGAATAAAAGTGGCAAACGTACCTGAATATTCACCTTATGCCATTGCTGAACTTGCCGTTGCGCTATTAATGGCTTTAAACAGAAAACTGGTTTTAGGTCAAACGTTAATGCAAATTGGAGATTATCGTTTAGACCATTTAGTGGGTTTTGATTTGCACGGAAAAACAATAGGCATTGTTGGTACTGGAAAAATAGGGGCCGCATTTGCCAGAATCATGCATGGTTTTGGATGTAAAATTTTAGCTTTTGATAAGCAGGAAAACAAAGAACTGATGAGTGCAATCCCAATTTCCTATGTTTCAATCGAGGATTTATGTGCTAATTCTGATGTGATTTCTGTTCATTATTTACTCAACGGGACTACAAATCATTTGTTTAATAAAACCACTTTTTTACAAATGAAAAAAGAAGTTATTTTTATAAATACAGCCCGTGGAGGCATTGTTAACACAGAAGATTTATTGGACGCGATTGAAAACAAAATGATTGGCGCAGCAGGATTGGACGTTTATGAAAAAGAGAAACCTATCTTTTTTCAAGATCATACGGATACTCCTATAAAGGATTCCTTATTTCTAAAACTCCGTTCCTATCCCAATGTAATGATTACTGGACATCAAGGTTTTTTAACAACTGAAGCATTAGAAGGAATTGCCCACACCACTGTTGCAAATTTAAATGCTTGGGCATATAAGGGTATTTCTGAAAATGAAATAAGCTAA
- a CDS encoding acyl carrier protein, protein MSPENIKNIIFQLLKKIAPDTEPSELKPDENIRETLNIDSFDSLQFIVALNEKLGIEIPEEDYGKITTLSSLISYLTAKNNKNESISL, encoded by the coding sequence ATGAGTCCTGAAAATATTAAAAATATAATTTTTCAATTACTTAAAAAAATTGCTCCGGATACAGAACCTTCGGAATTAAAACCCGATGAAAACATCAGAGAAACGCTCAATATCGATTCTTTTGATTCATTGCAATTCATTGTTGCATTAAATGAAAAATTAGGAATTGAAATTCCGGAAGAAGATTATGGAAAAATCACTACCTTATCATCATTAATCTCCTATCTTACAGCAAAAAACAACAAAAATGAAAGTATTAGTTTATAG
- a CDS encoding phosphatidylserine/phosphatidylglycerophosphate/cardiolipin synthase family protein yields MIKSKISLIAPKNLELVYSGEDYFSRLETIIRNSQIELHIQMYLFEIDTTGKRIITAIKEAASRKVKIFILLDGLGSLSFPSEIIDELRRSGIQIRFFAPLFSAYTFYLGRRLHQKVIIADAKIALIGGINIADKYHGTHTEAPWLDYAVQLNGTIAQPLEALCRNIYFKKKRLSSQKIKSVFHVQEDAIVRIIQNDWLKRKNEICDGYIKSIRHAKKEIIIVGSYFLPGIRIIKALNKASKNNVKIKLILTGISDLPMTRRATCFLYSKLLHYNIELYEWNKSVLHGKSAVIDGYWTTIGSFNLNNLSSYGSVEMNVEINSAVFSKMYQSHLNQIITECESITLESLKIKTHFFSRLINLFSYIITRLIEIAVTYTPYKRFYS; encoded by the coding sequence ATGATTAAAAGTAAAATTAGCCTCATTGCTCCTAAAAATCTGGAGCTTGTATATAGTGGCGAAGATTATTTTTCAAGATTGGAAACTATTATCCGTAACTCCCAGATAGAACTTCACATCCAAATGTATCTTTTTGAAATTGATACAACTGGAAAAAGAATTATTACAGCAATAAAAGAAGCAGCTTCTCGAAAAGTTAAAATTTTCATTCTTTTGGATGGTTTGGGATCTTTATCATTCCCTTCTGAAATAATAGATGAACTGAGACGAAGCGGAATACAGATTCGTTTTTTTGCACCATTATTTTCAGCATATACGTTTTATCTTGGCAGAAGATTGCATCAAAAAGTAATCATTGCTGATGCAAAAATTGCACTTATAGGCGGTATAAACATTGCTGATAAATACCACGGAACACATACAGAAGCTCCTTGGCTTGACTACGCAGTACAACTAAATGGTACAATTGCTCAACCACTAGAAGCACTTTGCAGGAACATTTATTTTAAGAAAAAACGCTTAAGCAGCCAAAAAATAAAATCGGTATTTCATGTACAAGAAGATGCCATAGTGAGGATTATACAAAATGACTGGCTAAAGAGAAAAAACGAAATTTGTGATGGATACATCAAATCCATTCGTCATGCCAAAAAAGAAATAATCATCGTGGGAAGTTATTTCCTTCCAGGAATTCGGATCATTAAAGCGCTAAATAAAGCATCCAAAAACAACGTGAAAATTAAATTGATACTAACCGGTATTTCGGATCTACCCATGACGCGGCGGGCAACTTGTTTTCTTTACAGCAAACTGCTGCATTACAATATAGAATTATACGAATGGAACAAATCCGTTTTACACGGAAAATCAGCTGTTATAGATGGCTACTGGACTACTATAGGCTCCTTTAACTTAAACAATTTAAGTTCCTATGGAAGTGTGGAAATGAATGTCGAAATAAATTCAGCGGTATTTTCAAAAATGTATCAATCCCATCTCAATCAAATTATTACTGAGTGCGAGAGCATAACCCTTGAATCACTTAAAATAAAGACCCATTTTTTTTCTAGATTGATTAATTTATTTTCATACATCATCACCCGGCTAATTGAAATAGCTGTCACCTATACCCCATATAAACGTTTTTATTCGTAA
- the acsA gene encoding acetate--CoA ligase has protein sequence MIFINNKEEYHLWDYEKVLASFSWDTIAQELNGLPNGKGLNIAHEAIDCHAQNQLKDTVAFRFIQKDRSFKDLTYAALQVQTSKFANVLDNLGIKKGERIFSLAGRIPELYITALGTLKYTAVFCPLFSVFGPEPIFQRLSRGDASVLVTTSILFEKKIKQVLERLPSLRFIIIIDAKEHISDKILSFSKLMQSAKEEFSIPETNPEDAALLHFTSGTTGMPKGVLHVHQAVLTHYITGKYVLDFHQGDIYWCTADPGWVTGTSYGIIAPLLHGITSIIDEEEFDAARWYSILEEHKVTTWYTAPTAIRRLMRMDIKPITAYHLEKLRLILSVGEPLHAEAVIWGQENFGFPILDNWWQTETGGIMIANYPSMKVKPGSMGKPMPGIDIAIATVHENQLKIITEPNIQGHLVLKKGFPSLFRAYLHEEERYKKCFIGDWYLSGDLAKKDADGYFWFIGRADDIIKTSGHMVGPFEVESTLMRHPAVAEAAVIGKPEPTIGELVKAFVVLKTGKLPNEETKMDIMGFARKEMGPAVAPKEIEFVDSIPKTRSGKILRRLLKARELGLPEGDISTLEQS, from the coding sequence ATGATTTTCATCAACAATAAAGAAGAGTACCATCTTTGGGATTATGAAAAAGTTCTCGCTTCTTTTTCTTGGGATACAATTGCCCAAGAATTAAATGGGCTTCCTAATGGAAAAGGGCTAAATATCGCTCATGAAGCTATCGATTGTCATGCTCAAAATCAGCTGAAAGATACGGTTGCTTTTCGTTTTATTCAAAAAGACAGGAGTTTTAAAGACCTCACTTATGCTGCATTACAAGTTCAAACCTCAAAATTTGCTAATGTACTTGACAACTTAGGTATAAAAAAAGGAGAACGCATTTTCTCATTAGCCGGAAGAATTCCTGAATTGTACATTACTGCCTTAGGAACGTTGAAATATACGGCTGTATTTTGCCCGTTATTTTCTGTTTTTGGACCTGAGCCCATTTTTCAGAGGCTCAGTAGAGGTGATGCTTCGGTTTTAGTGACAACTTCTATTTTGTTCGAAAAAAAAATAAAACAAGTACTGGAAAGATTGCCTTCGCTTCGTTTTATAATTATCATCGATGCAAAAGAACATATTTCAGATAAAATTTTATCTTTTTCTAAATTGATGCAATCAGCAAAAGAGGAGTTTTCTATTCCAGAAACAAATCCGGAAGATGCCGCTTTACTTCATTTTACAAGCGGAACCACAGGAATGCCAAAAGGCGTTTTACATGTTCATCAAGCTGTACTGACGCACTATATTACCGGAAAATATGTTCTCGATTTTCATCAAGGAGATATCTATTGGTGTACTGCTGATCCGGGTTGGGTTACCGGCACGTCGTATGGGATTATTGCACCATTACTGCATGGAATCACTAGTATTATTGATGAGGAAGAATTTGATGCCGCAAGATGGTATTCCATCCTGGAAGAACATAAAGTAACAACTTGGTACACCGCTCCTACTGCCATCAGGCGATTAATGCGAATGGATATTAAACCTATTACAGCATATCATCTTGAAAAGCTACGGTTAATTTTAAGTGTAGGCGAACCACTTCATGCCGAAGCCGTGATTTGGGGTCAGGAGAATTTTGGTTTCCCTATTCTGGACAATTGGTGGCAAACCGAAACCGGAGGTATCATGATTGCTAATTATCCTTCCATGAAAGTAAAACCAGGCTCGATGGGGAAACCTATGCCCGGAATTGACATTGCGATTGCAACAGTACATGAAAACCAACTAAAAATAATTACAGAGCCTAATATCCAAGGTCATCTAGTTTTAAAAAAAGGATTTCCTTCCTTATTTAGGGCGTATTTGCATGAAGAAGAACGCTATAAAAAATGCTTTATCGGGGACTGGTATCTCAGCGGGGACTTAGCGAAAAAGGATGCTGATGGATATTTCTGGTTTATCGGTCGTGCCGATGATATTATCAAAACTTCAGGACATATGGTAGGGCCTTTTGAAGTTGAAAGTACCTTAATGCGACATCCTGCAGTGGCCGAAGCGGCAGTAATTGGAAAACCTGAACCTACGATTGGTGAGTTAGTAAAAGCATTTGTGGTCTTGAAAACCGGGAAACTGCCCAATGAAGAAACTAAAATGGACATTATGGGTTTCGCCCGAAAAGAAATGGGTCCGGCAGTTGCTCCAAAAGAAATTGAATTTGTCGACAGCATTCCTAAAACTCGAAGTGGGAAAATTTTACGTCGATTACTAAAAGCCCGAGAACTGGGTTTACCGGAAGGAGATATTTCAACATTGGAACAATCCTAG
- the pdhA gene encoding pyruvate dehydrogenase (acetyl-transferring) E1 component subunit alpha, which yields MVQPATIPSQMDEKKGLLLLYQMLLIRRFEEKAAEQYTKAKIRGFLHLYIGEEAVAVGITQALTDDDNVLSTYREHGHALARGIDADIIMAEMYGKQEGCSRGRGGSMHLFDASKKFYGGNAIVCSHLPLAVGMALASKKQKKATITCCFFGEGAAAEGEFHEALNLAALWKVPVLFVCENNLYAMGTALKYTHAMTELEKKGASYGIESAAVDGMDLMAVVEAANIAVAKVRSSSKPYLLVCNTYRFRAHSMFDAELYRDKKEVEEWKKRDPIPQFENYLLQKNWITETEIAAFESKIEMKIKLAVAFAEAGTWEHLDQLTKFVYSES from the coding sequence ATGGTACAGCCAGCAACAATACCAAGCCAAATGGATGAAAAAAAAGGACTTTTGCTTTTGTATCAAATGCTGCTCATCAGACGCTTTGAGGAAAAAGCTGCTGAACAATATACCAAAGCAAAAATTAGAGGATTCCTGCATTTATATATTGGAGAAGAAGCTGTAGCCGTAGGTATAACCCAAGCATTGACGGATGATGACAATGTATTAAGTACCTATCGTGAACACGGTCACGCATTAGCACGAGGCATTGATGCTGATATTATCATGGCTGAAATGTATGGCAAACAAGAAGGCTGTAGCCGAGGTCGGGGCGGTTCCATGCACTTGTTTGATGCTTCTAAAAAATTTTATGGAGGTAACGCAATTGTCTGCAGTCATCTTCCTTTAGCAGTAGGAATGGCACTGGCTTCTAAAAAACAAAAAAAAGCAACAATTACCTGCTGTTTTTTTGGTGAAGGTGCTGCTGCCGAAGGAGAATTTCACGAAGCATTGAATTTAGCAGCACTATGGAAAGTTCCTGTTTTATTTGTTTGTGAAAACAATCTCTACGCTATGGGAACGGCCTTAAAATACACACATGCAATGACTGAACTGGAAAAAAAAGGAGCCAGTTACGGAATTGAATCAGCAGCAGTCGACGGAATGGATTTGATGGCGGTAGTTGAAGCCGCAAATATAGCTGTCGCAAAAGTAAGAAGCTCGAGCAAGCCCTATTTATTAGTTTGTAATACGTACCGTTTCAGAGCCCATTCCATGTTTGATGCCGAGTTATATCGTGATAAAAAGGAAGTTGAAGAATGGAAAAAAAGAGACCCGATTCCACAATTCGAAAACTATCTTTTGCAAAAAAATTGGATAACTGAAACGGAAATTGCAGCGTTTGAAAGTAAAATAGAAATGAAAATAAAACTCGCAGTAGCTTTTGCGGAAGCAGGAACCTGGGAACATCTGGACCAATTGACAAAATTTGTTTACAGCGAAAGCTAA
- a CDS encoding dihydrolipoamide acetyltransferase family protein, which translates to MIEFLMPSLGADMEDGTLIEWKKKQGDTVKRGDIIAEVETQKGLIEIEVFDEGIIDQLLIKEGTKVPVGTVMALINSSEVELESKEDPKITLDVPIALQPIEEKILEPIKIEKTVETIIKASPLAKRIAEDNKIDLSKIKGTGSDGAITKEDVDNAIEEREKIEIENTQTLPQEKITKPGEAIRTAVAAAMSKSNREIPHYYLEKKINLTNALAWLQVANEHRVIKKRLLPVVLLIKATAKSLLEFPDLNAIWDNGLQLKKNINIGFVVSLRTGGIIVPAIHQVDKKNVDEIMDSLSDIIPRARAMRLRSSELSDSTITLTNIGDGGADSVFGVIYPPQVAIIAFGSVLEQPLAENGMIGIGSFVNVTLAGDHRATDGLTGSRFLVTLNKHLQNPELL; encoded by the coding sequence ATGATTGAATTTCTAATGCCAAGTTTGGGCGCAGATATGGAAGACGGTACTTTAATAGAATGGAAAAAAAAACAAGGTGATACCGTAAAGCGAGGTGATATTATTGCCGAAGTGGAAACACAGAAAGGCCTTATTGAGATTGAAGTATTTGACGAGGGAATTATAGACCAATTGCTCATTAAAGAAGGAACTAAAGTCCCTGTGGGTACTGTAATGGCTTTAATAAATTCAAGCGAAGTTGAATTGGAAAGCAAAGAAGATCCAAAAATTACTCTGGATGTACCAATAGCGTTACAACCTATAGAGGAAAAGATATTGGAACCAATTAAAATTGAAAAAACAGTAGAAACGATTATCAAAGCGTCTCCATTAGCCAAGAGAATTGCTGAAGACAACAAAATTGATCTTTCTAAAATAAAAGGAACCGGTTCTGATGGAGCTATAACCAAAGAAGATGTTGATAATGCGATTGAAGAACGTGAAAAAATTGAAATCGAAAATACGCAAACACTCCCACAAGAGAAAATTACCAAACCTGGTGAGGCAATTCGGACTGCTGTAGCCGCGGCGATGAGTAAATCTAACCGGGAAATCCCCCATTATTATTTGGAGAAAAAAATCAATCTGACAAATGCATTGGCTTGGTTACAAGTAGCAAACGAGCATCGGGTCATAAAAAAAAGATTGTTGCCCGTTGTATTATTGATTAAAGCAACTGCAAAATCGCTACTTGAATTTCCGGATTTGAATGCTATTTGGGATAATGGTTTACAACTAAAGAAAAATATTAATATTGGTTTTGTGGTTTCGCTTCGCACGGGCGGTATAATTGTCCCGGCTATTCATCAAGTTGACAAGAAAAATGTTGATGAAATCATGGATAGTTTAAGTGATATTATTCCAAGAGCAAGAGCTATGAGATTACGAAGTTCAGAATTGAGCGACTCCACTATAACATTAACGAATATTGGTGATGGAGGAGCCGACTCTGTTTTTGGTGTAATTTATCCGCCACAAGTCGCCATAATTGCTTTTGGAAGTGTACTCGAACAGCCACTTGCCGAGAACGGTATGATAGGCATAGGCTCCTTTGTAAACGTAACATTAGCAGGTGATCATCGTGCTACGGATGGATTAACAGGCAGTCGATTTTTAGTTACCTTAAACAAACATTTGCAAAATCCTGAATTATTATGA
- a CDS encoding OsmC family protein, producing the protein MHQYEVNLKWIGNRKGVLSSPIIPKNIEVAIPIDFPKGMEEILSFELLFLSSINSSLMSTFLAIAKNTNLKFISFESNSTCNVETINSKHTITEIVLKPKVVIPFFQKPEQVKHILKISEKSCAIANDTKTIIRLEPEVTVALTLISKEEKYDFHQQ; encoded by the coding sequence ATGCATCAATACGAAGTAAACTTAAAGTGGATAGGAAATAGAAAAGGGGTTTTAAGTTCTCCCATTATACCTAAAAATATTGAAGTAGCTATACCCATTGATTTTCCAAAAGGAATGGAAGAAATTTTGTCTTTTGAACTTTTATTTCTTTCCTCAATAAATAGTTCCCTAATGAGCACTTTTTTAGCAATTGCTAAAAATACGAATCTCAAATTTATAAGCTTTGAAAGTAATTCTACTTGCAACGTAGAAACAATTAACAGTAAGCACACTATAACAGAAATAGTCCTGAAACCAAAAGTTGTTATTCCTTTTTTTCAAAAACCAGAACAAGTAAAACATATTTTAAAAATAAGTGAAAAATCCTGTGCAATCGCTAATGATACCAAAACAATAATCCGATTAGAACCAGAAGTAACAGTTGCACTGACTCTTATTTCAAAAGAAGAAAAATATGATTTTCATCAACAATAA
- a CDS encoding site-2 protease family protein — MKGSFKLGKVAGIGIFIHWTFSLIILFIIFMNYRAGQNTTQIIWSVVFILCIFITVLLHELGHALAAKNYNIKTKDITLLPIGGLARLERIPEKPTEELIVAFAGPLVNIALAFITALFISIPEDTGKLMAELSDGVNANNFFLNFFLVNFWLAIFNLIPAFPMDGGRVLRALLSFKLPRNVATRIAARIGQFLALSFIILGFFTSPFLIFIGIFVIIGAQIEADYTESKFILKGFKVQDVVMKDYQTINLDEKIKKAIELLLDSQNKNFLITENNIPVGTLNRDQIIMALSKKGDDEFIYNVMDRNLIILESNSLLENVFELIQQNKSTLMLVMDNNELIGTVDIENILEFILINEVKIKKSHD; from the coding sequence ATGAAAGGATCATTTAAACTCGGAAAAGTAGCTGGTATTGGAATATTTATTCACTGGACATTTTCATTAATTATTCTATTTATCATTTTCATGAACTACAGAGCAGGCCAAAATACCACACAAATAATTTGGTCAGTTGTATTTATTTTATGCATTTTCATTACTGTTTTATTGCACGAATTAGGACATGCATTAGCCGCAAAAAACTACAATATAAAAACAAAGGACATCACCCTTTTACCCATTGGGGGTTTAGCACGGTTAGAAAGAATCCCTGAAAAACCAACAGAAGAATTAATTGTTGCTTTTGCAGGACCATTAGTAAATATTGCTCTGGCATTTATTACGGCACTTTTTATTTCGATTCCTGAAGATACGGGCAAGTTAATGGCTGAACTATCCGATGGCGTTAATGCCAATAATTTCTTTTTGAACTTTTTTTTAGTCAATTTTTGGTTGGCAATTTTCAATTTAATCCCGGCATTCCCTATGGATGGCGGCAGAGTTTTACGGGCTTTATTATCCTTTAAACTTCCTCGAAATGTTGCGACTAGAATCGCCGCTCGTATTGGTCAATTCTTAGCATTATCTTTTATTATTTTAGGCTTTTTCACCTCTCCTTTTTTAATTTTTATAGGCATTTTTGTTATCATAGGCGCACAAATTGAAGCTGATTATACCGAATCAAAATTTATTCTGAAAGGCTTTAAAGTTCAAGATGTGGTTATGAAAGACTATCAGACAATAAATTTAGATGAGAAAATAAAAAAAGCAATAGAATTATTACTGGACAGCCAAAACAAGAATTTTTTAATTACTGAAAATAACATTCCTGTTGGAACACTGAATCGGGATCAAATTATAATGGCACTTTCTAAAAAAGGGGATGACGAATTTATTTATAATGTTATGGATCGAAATTTAATTATCCTCGAAAGCAATTCTCTTTTAGAAAATGTTTTTGAGTTAATTCAACAAAATAAATCAACATTAATGCTCGTTATGGACAACAATGAACTTATAGGAACGGTAGACATTGAGAATATTTTGGAATTTATCCTGATTAATGAGGTTAAAATAAAAAAATCACATGATTAA
- a CDS encoding zinc ribbon domain-containing protein translates to MKINAFCQSCGMPLSTEEIKGTEENGAKNNDYCRYCYQDGAFKNPKMNLDEMKDKVQNKMEKMKLPNYMIQKAVTILPALKRWKSKQI, encoded by the coding sequence ATGAAAATCAATGCATTTTGCCAAAGTTGTGGTATGCCACTTAGCACTGAGGAAATAAAAGGGACAGAAGAGAATGGTGCAAAAAACAATGATTATTGCAGGTATTGTTATCAGGACGGTGCATTTAAAAATCCAAAAATGAACTTGGACGAAATGAAAGACAAAGTCCAAAATAAAATGGAGAAAATGAAACTTCCCAATTATATGATCCAAAAAGCGGTTACTATTTTACCTGCCTTAAAACGTTGGAAAAGTAAACAAATATAA